One segment of Papaver somniferum cultivar HN1 unplaced genomic scaffold, ASM357369v1 unplaced-scaffold_137, whole genome shotgun sequence DNA contains the following:
- the LOC113334919 gene encoding uncharacterized protein LOC113334919: MRDRVSHDAKMMNDYFTPGTGYTSRQFKQRLGMREDLFEKLLGKLLEVDPEWKQRPDATGTTGHSPYMKLVVVMKCLCKSTEADNVDDYTRMGATTIYKYVKRFCHTVCMTFGERYLREPTPEDVERLLAENEDRGFLGMFGSVDCMQFPWKNFLVSWQGTYRGKDKESSLGVTPPCNYVINGHHYNMGYFLADGIYPKLITIVQAFSQTLDIPNYVRFNKYQMSKRKDIERAFGVFQGIFIIFGSPCKYWKQYDLNPIMKCCLILHNMIIEHERRDPDWGRVVPVPILEPTNNGRVSMSSLKNLEMHLQLRNDLVKDIILRPGRGGQAGDLSSLEGSDMEYVVLPSSGGHYDDTDLEEEVVPSQNEDGTFDYYGDYNDQIPNDFEHAVEHVYADGHVGDEYEHDDEDSGNGEDYDDDEDDDDNEDDSDDDDDAPYNDAGMYDDDDVEA; encoded by the exons ATGCGTGATCGAGTGTCTCATGATGCcaaaatgatgaatgattattttacaCCTGGAACTGGTTATACCTCAAGACAATTCAAACAACGTCTAGGCATGAGGGAAGACTTATTCGAGAAATTGTTAGGAAAATTACTTGAAGTTGATCCAGAATGGAAACAACGTCCAGATGCAACCGGTACTACGGGGCATTCTCCGTATATGAAATTAGTTGTCgtgatgaaatgtttatgcaaaaGTACGGAAGCTGATAATGTTGATGATTACACTCGTATGGGTGCAACTACAATATACAAGTATGTAAAAAGATTTTGCCACACCGTTTGCATGACTTTTGGAGAAAGATATTTGCGTGAACCCACTCCTGAAGATGTTGAGAGGTTGCTAGCTGAGAATGAGGACCGAGGTTTTCTTGGAATGTTTGgtagtgttgattgtatgcaATTTCCATGGAAGAATTTTCTGGTATCTTGGCAAGGAACTTACCGGGGTAAAGATAAAGAGAGTAGTTTG GGTGTAACACCTCCATGCAATTATGTCATCAATGGTCACCACTATAATATGGGTTATTTTTTAGCTGATGGTATCtatccaaagttgattacaattgtaCAAGCTTTCTCTCAGACATTGGACATTCCCAACTATGTGAGATTCAACAAGTATCAAATGTCTAAAAGAAAGGATATCGAGCGTGCTTTTGGAGTGTTTCAGGGTATATTCATAATTTTCGGATCTCCATGTAAGTATTGGAAACAATATGACTTGAACCCAATTATGAAATGTTGTCTAATTTTACACAACATGATTATCGAGCATGAACGTCGGGATCCAGATTGGGGCAGAGTTGTTCCTGTTCCGATTCTGGAACCTACCAATAATGGTCGTGTATCTATGTCATCTCTGAAAAACCTAGAAATGCACCTACAACTAAGAAATGATCTTGTCAAGGACATTATTCTGCGTCCTGGTAGAGGAGGCCAGGCAGGGGACTTGTCTAGTTTGGAGGGTTCAGATATGGAATACGTCGTACTTCCATCATCAGGAGGACATTATGATGATACAGacttagaagaagaagttgttcctaGTCAAAACGAGGATGGAACATTTGATTATTATGGAGATTACAATGATCAAATCCCAAATGACTTTGAACATGCAGTTGAACATGTTTATGCAGACGGACATGTGGGAGACGAATATGAACATGATGATGAGGATTCTGGCAATGGGGAGGATTATGACGATGATGAGGACGATGACGATAATGAGGACGATTCTGACGATGACGATGATGCTCCGTACAATGATGCGGGtatgtatgatgatgatgatgttgaggcaTGA
- the LOC113334921 gene encoding uncharacterized protein LOC113334921 gives MDNSYVSPVLNIQQLIDDWMENNTNNSFIMKMCIIWNLWKMRNDMVFSQDTRSHQWSPPHIPCVKINVDAAFIPNNGAAGAIARDHNGVFLGCGTCNFDSTSSLLVESLACKLGLELGKRLGLEEFIIEGDATNVTSAVLGEVSQIPWSIRSTILEVRNMASSFINVSFVSFPKNANNVAHVLCQHAMHENVNMWWNADSPPLCILSNLYS, from the exons ATGGATAACAGCTATGTTTCTCCGGTGCTAAATATTCAACAGCTTATTGATGATTGGATGGAAAATAACACCAATAATTCCTTTATAATGAAGATGTGCATTATATGGAATTTATGGAAGATGAGAAACGATATGGTTTTTTCCCAG GATACCCGATCTCATCAATGGTCGCCTCCACATATCCCTTGTGTCAAGATCAACGTTGATGCTGCTTTCATTCCTAACAATGGAGCCGCGGGAGCTATTGCAAGAGACCACAATGGAGTGTTTCTAGGATGTGGTACCTGTAATTTTGACTCTACTTCATCCTTATTAGTAGAATCCTTGGCTTGTAAATTAGGATTGGAGCTAGGGAAAAGATTGGGTCTGGAAGAATTTATAATAGAAGGGGATGCCACAAATGTTACTTCTGCTGTTCTTGGAGAAGTTTCGCAAATTCCTTGGAGTATCAGATCTACAATTTTAGAAGTTAGGAATATGGCATCATCTTTTATCAatgtttcttttgtttcttttcctaaaaatgcTAACAATGTGGCACATGTTTTATGCCAGCATGCTATGCATGAGAATGTAAATATGTGGTGGAATGCAGATTCTCCACCTCTATGTATCCTTTCAAACCTCTATTCTTGA